The genomic DNA TATATGCTAACGACAATCCAATGGATGTGGATAGTGGGGGTCTTTGTGTAGAGTGAAATTCAAAACGATCGACAAAGACAAaagttatgtatgtacatacatacatacatccatttgtggcatgcaacgtACTCCACGCGTATCTAGAAAATATGTGCGGCATGAATATGCAATGCAAAGGAATGTGTGTCGATGCTTGGTATTTGGATTAAAGCTctaacaaaagagagagacagagactggtTCTAATCCATCATTCAGGATTGAATTGTAGAATATTTACCGTTTGCGCTGCtcattaaattaaagaaattacaACAACAGATCGCATAATTATGGAGGAGACTGTGCCGCAGtcttaaagagagagagaggggcacaACAAGTGAAAGAGGGACAACGCTTATGAATAACAAGCGAGAGACATgggcagagcgagagacgcATGACAACCGCAACTGAATGTTTGATGGAAAGAATGAGCGAATGATTGACAGATGAATGATTTAATGAGCAACAAGATAAACGATGCCACCACCAGTGTCGCCATCTCTTTCTACATCTCCTCCTGCTTATCGCTCTCTgtccctcactctctcctgctctctgtgGAGACCGCATCGAAATGAATTacttatttttcatttgaatttaaattgtatttcccCTGCACTCGCCACAGTCTCTCTATTGTTACAGTTGTAATGCGGCGGTCCATAAAAGATGCttatctctccctcttcctggCACTCACCTCTTCTTCGTCTTTGGCCGATGGGTTGGGGGACGCAGTTTTGCGGCATTTTCTTGCGCTGTCATGGCGACAACGATTGACgatgacgctgctgctgctgctgctgatgctgcccgATGGCCGATGACGACCACGCATTTTGTGTCAACTCGGGAGCGATCCTCCTGCCCCTCTCTCTTGGTGGTATCGTCTCTTGGGGTATCTTTCTTTCTGGCCATATCTGTTTGTGTGAATCGAATTTGGTAAGCCAGAAACGTTAGAAATAGTGTTGGTTTGTGATggggtatattttatatgcacCACTTGTATCTTTTCTTCTGCTCAGCTCAGCATTTCGGTGCATGAATCGATACACCAGCAATGAAATGTTGTAAAAACTATATAGATTCAGATATTAACTACTAATAGAGCTTTAAAATAGAGAATTTATAAGAATATCAGATTCATTTTCAACATCCCTGTGCATCCTTGATCCTTGATTTCTACGAATAATCTATAGTCTATACATATCTTTTATTCCTTCTATAACCAACTTTTTGTACCTTTTGTTTTCTGAATTTTCTCATTAACTTTTTCTTCACCATTTTATTACCAACATTTCTCTCTGACTGTCGAATGAATACACTCGTATGCCGCCTTCGTCTGATTTTAACTGGtgtttaattttccattaaatgtCTTTACACATAATTAAATTCGCCGCGCCATTTAAATACACATCTTCCCATCGGCGCAACAATTGCATTCGAggcttttcatttctttataCATTTTCCCCCCATCCCGTGTTTCTGTTAATTTTTATGTCGTTTGCGTGAGAGATCTCTGGGGAGAGCCAagggccagccagccagccacttgTCGATGCTCAATGCCCACACAGCcctcacacactcacgcattcattcattccattcatttgGTTGTTCGTTCGCTCATTcgaatataatttatgtatcGGTGGAATAATGTTTTATGATCTTCACATGTGATTTGGAACTTGCTGGCTACCTGGGAACTGTGGGAGGGAGTAGGGAGATCTCTGTGTGGGCTTTGAATTcgttttcacatttttctcgATATATCCGGGGGGAAACTTCAAATTCTATTACgaaaaattcatttcaaaCCTTGTGCTGTCTGTGGGggacacacatacaaaattgCAGAAAAAATGCCCAGAAGATGTTTACCAAAATTATACGTAAATATGGCAATGTGTATCTGAAGCACGGATATCCATGCCACACCAGTGGGTCGCCACAGCGACCACTGCACAATTGGGACCGGCAGAATGCGGAGCACGAACAGCGACGGAAGGCCATACCGAAGCTGGTGTATCTGCACAATCCGTGGAAGTATCTGATGACCAAATTCAATCTGTTTAAACTCAAGCTGCTGTGGGATCCGAAATTCTCTGAATCGGAATTCATCGAGGGCTCCAAGCAGGCGGCCATCGTCATGACGGACATCATTCGGCTGCAGAGCGCCGAGAAGATCAGCGAGTACACAACGCCGGTCGGCTTCCAGCAGATCACCCGCGACATGCTGCTATCCCGCGACGACAGTCGGCTGCAGTTGGTCCGCTTCCAGAAGGAGCATCTCCGTCGCGCCATACCCATGAAGGTGGCGCGCCGCCAGAACTTTGGGCGGAAGTATGCCTTCATCGATATGCTCTTTGTGGGGCTGCGCAACACTAGGGACTTTGAGTCCCCATCGGAGGTGGTGCAGGTGAACGAGATCCTGCGGCGGATGGACAACGAGCTTAAGACTCCTCCCCATGCGCTCTCCGTGCCGCATCGCATTGTCTTTGCCGAGATTTTCATACGCTTTCGGCGTGACTACACCGAGGAGGCCAGGCGCACCTTGGAGGCACAGCATCGTATGGCACCACCGGGCTACCCCTTCACCAACCAGTTAAATTTTCCATTCTCTCCGCAAGCGGCGCTCTCAAAAGGTATCGATCCACAGTCACAGGACCCGTCACTAGAACCACAACCTGCACAGGCGCTGACGACGGGATCCAGCCAGAACCCATCCAGGGCAGCGCTGCCGCACACGGGCCGCGTTCTGCCACGCTTCGACGATCCTGGCTGGTCGGTGTCCTTCTATAAGATCCTTACCTTCGATGTGCTGAACTACGATCCCGGGCGCAAGGGTAAACGCTAGCATCGAGAGAATTGGAAGATCTCTTGCTCCGAAGGGTTTCACTTGGTGTAGTTTGAATAAAGCCCAGCCCAAGGTCTTTGCTACCTTTGCCAAAGCTCTCTTCTCTATCTTTTGTTACAAACCCATGAACAATTTTAAGCGATAGCCATAGCTTTATCTGTAGCCACGAGGCACACTCTTTTTGCCCGAAATTCACACCTTTTTTGGAGGTGTTGGAGGTGTGTGGGAGTGCGCAATgaacacagaaaatatttgtatacaaTATAATGTTGTAATGAGGCATATTACACGATTTGATCTTGTTGTCtgatgtgtgagtgtgtgtggcattgttgttgtcgttaCATTTGTCATTTGGCTCTAATTGATTTTCAAAACATGGTCATATGAGGGCTTTGGGGCTTGGAGCTTCGGTTTTTGGGGCTTGGAACTTGAGGGGCTTGGCCTTGGCATGACCCAatccatttaaatatattcaaaatgaTTGGAAATGTGTACATTGAAGAAAATAACATGCCTAAATATGTACGTAGACAAATATGCATGtcatttaatgttttttcttCGTGCCTaacacatttttgcataattcgaACATGTTAAATGCTTTTTAGATGTTGACTTTGAAGGTGGTCTCTGTCTATCACAACTCCCGTCTCAGACCCGAATTcgaaatacaattaaaatgtggCAAGAGCTGGGAAATTATTTGACAAATTATGCTGATGTTTGTCGGCCAAAGTAAAAGCTTAGCTA from Drosophila subobscura isolate 14011-0131.10 chromosome E, UCBerk_Dsub_1.0, whole genome shotgun sequence includes the following:
- the LOC117890257 gene encoding uncharacterized protein LOC117890257, with product MFTKIIRKYGNVYLKHGYPCHTSGSPQRPLHNWDRQNAEHEQRRKAIPKLVYLHNPWKYLMTKFNLFKLKLLWDPKFSESEFIEGSKQAAIVMTDIIRLQSAEKISEYTTPVGFQQITRDMLLSRDDSRLQLVRFQKEHLRRAIPMKVARRQNFGRKYAFIDMLFVGLRNTRDFESPSEVVQVNEILRRMDNELKTPPHALSVPHRIVFAEIFIRFRRDYTEEARRTLEAQHRMAPPGYPFTNQLNFPFSPQAALSKGIDPQSQDPSLEPQPAQALTTGSSQNPSRAALPHTGRVLPRFDDPGWSVSFYKILTFDVLNYDPGRKGKR